One genomic region from Alteromonas pelagimontana encodes:
- the lolA gene encoding outer membrane lipoprotein chaperone LolA, whose amino-acid sequence MILQINELCALCFIAAASLPAVSATADEDARDALKETLSHMQQYQANFKQIVTDSTGEVVHQATGSLTMARPDKLKWQTQTPDETLLVADGAAVWNVDTFVEQVTVISQDSAVADNPIILLTNSEDAVWNKFTINKLSTRPEQFLIKPADGEGQIRELVLTFKDGTMQRLTMLDAQEQQSELDFSNIDTAFSLPADFFKVKIPASYMVDDQR is encoded by the coding sequence ATGATTTTACAAATAAATGAATTATGTGCGTTGTGTTTTATTGCTGCCGCCAGTCTCCCGGCGGTAAGCGCTACAGCGGATGAAGATGCCAGGGATGCATTGAAAGAAACGTTATCGCATATGCAGCAGTATCAGGCTAATTTTAAACAAATAGTTACCGACAGCACCGGTGAAGTAGTGCATCAGGCAACAGGTAGTTTGACCATGGCAAGACCTGATAAGCTAAAATGGCAAACGCAGACACCGGATGAAACATTGCTCGTTGCCGACGGCGCCGCCGTGTGGAACGTCGATACGTTTGTTGAACAGGTGACGGTTATCTCGCAAGATTCCGCCGTTGCAGATAACCCCATTATTTTACTCACCAATTCAGAAGATGCGGTGTGGAATAAATTTACTATTAACAAGTTGTCGACCCGCCCTGAACAATTTTTGATTAAGCCGGCGGATGGAGAAGGACAAATCCGCGAGCTCGTGCTTACCTTTAAAGACGGTACGATGCAGAGACTTACTATGCTGGATGCGCAAGAACAGCAAAGCGAGCTGGATTTTTCTAACATCGATACCGCTTTTTCTCTGCCCGCAGATTTTTTTAAAGTAAAAATTCCTGCCAGCTATATGGTTGACGATCAACGTTAA
- a CDS encoding DNA translocase FtsK, whose amino-acid sequence MARLSGVQRLLEAGMIVACVFAFFLLFALASFHPGDPGWSQAGLQLDVHNWVGATGAWVADLLLFSFGYLAYLLPFCCAFIGWFSFQHIKNIEEFDYLTIGLRLIGGLLLALGATGIASVNFNDLFNFSAGGFVGDIISSALIPYFNTAGTILLLLCFFCTGFTLLTGISWLTIIDWMGNITLWTGRKAVALPQQLLGLEMPRLALPFNRTEQESETSDEIDITSMRAEPPAENSNHRRGKSAAIERSEPSFGIPDEVFTADDEPPFHIDESAEPEPEPEEKKSRFSISGLKQKVNGTAASTPSPSSPKSASPTAKPAKISSGEGGGGDDSVGPMPSFDLLERADKHENPISQEELDMVSRLVEEKLADFNIEATVVGVYPGPVITRFELDLAPGVKVSKITTLSKDLARAMSAISVRVVEVIPGKSVIGLELPNKKREMVRLSEVISCDTFQSAPSALTMVLGADISGKPVVVDLAKMPHLLVAGTTGAGKSVGVNVMILSLLYKSTPEDVRMIMIDPKMLELSVYEGIPHLLAEVVTDMKEAANALRWCVGEMERRYRLMSALGVRNLKGYNAKVLQAIADGEPIKDPLWRSEESMDPEAPDLDKLPHIVVVVDEFADMMMIVGKKVEELIARIAQKARAAGIHLILATQRPSVDVITGLIKANIPTRIAFQVSSKIDSRTILDQQGAEALLGMGDMLYLPPGSPVPTRVHGAFVDDHEVHAVVADWQKRGKPEYIDEILNGEASAEVLLPGEAPEGGDEEYDAFFDEAVAFVTESRRASVSGVQRKFRIGYNRAARLVEQMEQNGVVSSPGHNGNREVIAPPPPKD is encoded by the coding sequence ATGGCGCGACTTTCTGGGGTTCAGCGATTGCTGGAAGCAGGCATGATAGTGGCCTGCGTATTTGCTTTTTTTCTTTTATTTGCGCTTGCTTCATTTCATCCAGGCGATCCGGGATGGAGTCAGGCAGGTCTGCAGCTGGACGTTCATAATTGGGTTGGAGCTACTGGAGCGTGGGTAGCCGACCTGTTGCTGTTTAGCTTTGGTTATCTAGCCTATTTACTGCCATTTTGTTGTGCGTTTATCGGCTGGTTCAGTTTCCAGCATATTAAAAATATTGAAGAGTTTGATTATCTGACCATAGGGCTCAGGCTTATCGGCGGGCTGCTACTGGCCTTAGGTGCTACCGGTATAGCCAGTGTGAATTTTAACGATCTGTTTAATTTTTCAGCTGGCGGTTTTGTCGGCGATATCATCAGCTCGGCGCTTATTCCTTATTTTAATACGGCAGGAACTATCCTGCTGCTGCTTTGCTTTTTCTGTACCGGTTTTACTCTTCTTACTGGAATCAGCTGGCTTACTATCATTGACTGGATGGGCAATATAACGCTGTGGACTGGTCGTAAAGCCGTGGCGCTACCGCAGCAGCTACTGGGTTTAGAAATGCCTCGGCTCGCGTTGCCTTTCAACCGAACCGAACAGGAAAGTGAAACGTCTGATGAAATTGATATCACCAGTATGCGTGCTGAGCCACCAGCGGAAAATAGCAACCATCGACGTGGTAAATCTGCTGCGATTGAACGAAGTGAGCCGTCTTTTGGCATTCCTGATGAAGTGTTTACCGCAGATGACGAACCTCCTTTTCACATTGATGAAAGCGCTGAGCCTGAGCCTGAACCGGAAGAGAAAAAGTCCCGCTTTTCCATATCCGGACTAAAGCAAAAAGTAAACGGAACGGCTGCTTCAACACCATCTCCAAGCTCGCCTAAGTCGGCGTCACCTACCGCTAAACCCGCAAAAATATCTTCAGGAGAAGGTGGGGGAGGGGACGATTCCGTCGGCCCAATGCCGTCTTTTGATCTTCTTGAACGTGCAGATAAGCATGAAAATCCTATTTCGCAGGAAGAGCTGGATATGGTGTCGCGCCTGGTAGAAGAAAAATTGGCTGACTTCAATATTGAAGCGACGGTTGTTGGCGTATATCCCGGGCCCGTAATTACGCGGTTCGAGTTGGATCTGGCGCCAGGTGTAAAGGTCAGCAAAATTACTACGCTGTCAAAAGATTTAGCTCGCGCCATGTCGGCCATCTCGGTCCGGGTTGTAGAGGTAATTCCTGGCAAGTCAGTAATTGGCCTGGAGTTGCCTAACAAGAAGCGGGAGATGGTTCGTTTAAGCGAAGTTATTTCCTGCGACACTTTCCAGTCTGCGCCATCAGCTCTGACCATGGTATTAGGTGCGGATATCAGCGGAAAACCTGTGGTTGTTGATTTAGCGAAAATGCCGCATTTGCTGGTAGCGGGTACGACTGGCGCGGGTAAGTCTGTAGGCGTCAATGTCATGATTTTGAGCCTGTTGTACAAATCTACACCAGAAGATGTGCGCATGATCATGATAGATCCGAAAATGCTTGAGCTGTCAGTGTATGAAGGTATCCCTCATCTTCTCGCTGAAGTGGTTACTGACATGAAAGAAGCCGCCAATGCGCTGCGGTGGTGCGTAGGTGAAATGGAACGACGCTACCGCTTAATGTCTGCATTAGGTGTAAGAAATCTTAAAGGTTATAACGCTAAAGTGCTGCAGGCAATTGCAGATGGTGAGCCAATTAAGGATCCTCTGTGGCGATCTGAAGAAAGTATGGATCCGGAAGCGCCAGACTTAGATAAGCTGCCACACATTGTTGTGGTGGTCGACGAATTTGCCGACATGATGATGATTGTGGGTAAAAAGGTCGAGGAGCTTATTGCACGAATTGCGCAAAAGGCTCGGGCGGCAGGAATTCATTTGATACTGGCTACGCAACGGCCTTCCGTTGACGTTATTACAGGGCTAATCAAGGCAAATATTCCTACTCGTATCGCGTTTCAGGTTTCAAGTAAAATTGACTCACGAACCATCCTTGATCAACAAGGCGCCGAAGCGTTACTGGGTATGGGAGATATGCTGTATTTACCGCCGGGTAGCCCGGTGCCCACCCGCGTTCATGGCGCCTTTGTCGATGACCATGAAGTTCATGCCGTCGTGGCGGACTGGCAGAAGCGAGGTAAGCCGGAATATATTGACGAAATTTTGAACGGCGAAGCCTCCGCGGAAGTGTTATTACCCGGCGAAGCTCCAGAAGGTGGAGATGAGGAATATGACGCCTTCTTTGATGAAGCGGTCGCTTTTGTTACGGAATCTCGTCGAGCCAGTGTCTCTGGTGTTCAACGCAAGTTTCGAATTGGTTATAATCGCGCAGCGCGTCTGGTGGAACAAATGGAACAAAATGGCGTCGTAAGTTCACCGGGCCACAATGGTAATCGCGAAGTTATTGCGCCGCCACCACCCAAGGATTAA
- the lrp gene encoding leucine-responsive transcriptional regulator Lrp, which yields MLVKTPKHLDRIDRNILTELQRDGRISNVELAKNVGLSPSPCLERVKRLENQGYIIGYHAVVDPNLLGAAMLVFVEITLTKTSVDIFAEFSAAVLKHEDIQECHLVSGDFDFLLKTRVADMSSYRRLLGDTLLRLPGVSESRTYVVMEEVKSTTALKINLK from the coding sequence ATGTTAGTTAAAACGCCTAAGCACTTGGACAGAATCGACCGCAATATTCTGACGGAATTGCAGCGGGATGGACGCATTTCCAATGTTGAATTGGCAAAGAATGTGGGTCTTAGTCCAAGCCCTTGTTTAGAAAGAGTAAAGCGTTTAGAGAATCAAGGGTATATTATCGGTTACCATGCAGTGGTAGACCCTAATCTTTTGGGGGCAGCAATGTTGGTGTTTGTTGAAATTACATTAACAAAGACGTCTGTTGATATTTTCGCAGAATTTTCTGCTGCTGTACTGAAACACGAAGATATTCAAGAGTGTCATCTGGTTTCAGGGGATTTTGATTTTCTGCTCAAAACCCGCGTAGCAGATATGTCCAGTTACCGTCGATTATTGGGCGATACGCTGTTACGCCTACCTGGTGTGAGCGAATCTCGTACATATGTGGTGATGGAAGAAGTAAAAAGCACCACAGCACTTAAAATCAACCTGAAATAG
- the ald gene encoding alanine dehydrogenase, whose amino-acid sequence MLVGVPKEIKNHEYRVGLTPAAVKEFVTHGHQVMVQTRAGEAIGFSDEMYSAAGATISQTAEQIFAEAEMIVKVKEPQPNECKMLRQGQTLYTYLHLAPDPEQTKLLVESGATCIAYETVTDDRGGLPLLAPMSEVAGRMSVQAGAHYLEKAHGGSGTLLGGVPGVAPGKVLIIGGGVVGTQAAKMALGLGADVTILDRSLPRLRQLDDIFNGQVKTVFSTVDAIETYSSKADLVIGAVLIPGAAAPKLLNAEHIKAMKPGSVLVDVAIDQGGCFATSKATTHQDPIYIIDDVVHYCVANMPGGVARTSTMALNNATLPFGLALANKGPAKAMLEDKHLLNGLNVHQGKVTYKAVVDALGEELGLTYTPAAEALQ is encoded by the coding sequence ATGTTAGTTGGTGTTCCAAAAGAAATAAAAAATCATGAATATCGTGTTGGGTTGACGCCCGCAGCAGTAAAAGAATTTGTGACTCACGGCCATCAGGTCATGGTGCAAACCCGGGCTGGCGAAGCAATTGGGTTCTCTGATGAAATGTATTCTGCTGCCGGCGCGACTATTTCGCAAACAGCAGAGCAAATCTTTGCTGAGGCTGAAATGATCGTTAAAGTAAAGGAGCCCCAGCCAAACGAATGTAAAATGCTGCGTCAAGGACAGACGCTGTATACGTACCTTCATCTTGCGCCTGATCCTGAGCAGACAAAGCTGCTGGTTGAGTCCGGTGCTACCTGTATTGCCTATGAAACAGTCACTGATGACAGAGGTGGATTACCTCTGCTTGCGCCTATGAGTGAAGTGGCGGGACGGATGTCAGTGCAAGCCGGCGCCCATTATCTGGAAAAAGCTCACGGCGGAAGTGGTACATTGCTTGGTGGTGTACCAGGCGTGGCTCCAGGTAAAGTGCTGATTATCGGTGGTGGTGTAGTAGGTACTCAAGCGGCTAAAATGGCGCTGGGTTTGGGTGCTGATGTAACCATTTTAGACCGTTCACTGCCGCGCTTACGCCAACTTGATGATATTTTTAATGGTCAAGTTAAAACTGTTTTTTCCACTGTTGACGCTATTGAAACCTATTCTTCTAAAGCCGATTTAGTAATAGGGGCGGTATTGATCCCGGGTGCCGCTGCACCGAAATTGCTGAACGCAGAACACATTAAAGCCATGAAACCAGGATCGGTGTTGGTTGATGTCGCCATAGATCAAGGTGGATGTTTTGCGACATCGAAAGCAACCACTCATCAAGATCCAATTTACATTATTGATGATGTAGTACACTACTGCGTTGCTAATATGCCTGGCGGCGTAGCTAGAACGTCTACCATGGCATTAAATAATGCGACGCTGCCTTTCGGCTTGGCTTTGGCCAATAAAGGTCCTGCAAAAGCTATGTTAGAAGACAAGCATCTGCTAAATGGACTAAATGTTCATCAGGGCAAAGTTACCTATAAAGCAGTGGTCGATGCCTTGGGAGAAGAACTTGGATTGACTTATACCCCAGCTGCAGAAGCTTTACAGTAA
- the pyrF gene encoding orotidine-5'-phosphate decarboxylase, whose amino-acid sequence MHDPLVIIALDYDDANKALAFVDKLTPSQCKLKVGKEMFTLFGPEFVKRLIERGFDIFLDLKFHDIPNTVAKACKAAAELGVWMVNVHASGGAEMMKAAKAAIAQSSHPQTKLIAVTVLTSMDDVQLNDIVPDTTAEQQVKNLAALTRSCGLDGVVCSAKEAEMLRLDMPEPFLLVTPGIRPAGAEIGDQKRVMTPVDAMNVGASYLVIGRPVTLAPDPVAVLDDINQSLLAVS is encoded by the coding sequence ATGCACGATCCCCTTGTCATTATTGCGCTGGATTATGATGATGCAAATAAAGCGCTGGCCTTTGTCGACAAGCTTACGCCTTCACAATGCAAACTAAAAGTCGGCAAAGAGATGTTCACGCTTTTCGGGCCCGAATTCGTTAAGCGTCTGATTGAAAGAGGCTTCGATATTTTTTTAGATTTGAAGTTTCATGATATTCCCAACACTGTGGCTAAAGCTTGTAAAGCAGCCGCCGAATTAGGTGTGTGGATGGTAAACGTTCACGCCTCCGGAGGGGCTGAAATGATGAAGGCCGCTAAGGCAGCCATTGCCCAAAGTAGCCATCCGCAGACTAAGTTAATCGCTGTCACCGTACTAACCAGTATGGATGATGTTCAATTAAATGACATAGTGCCTGATACTACCGCTGAACAACAAGTGAAAAATCTTGCTGCTCTAACCCGTAGCTGTGGCCTGGACGGGGTAGTTTGCTCAGCCAAAGAAGCGGAAATGTTGCGTCTCGACATGCCAGAACCTTTCTTGCTCGTAACACCCGGTATAAGGCCGGCAGGGGCTGAGATCGGCGATCAAAAACGCGTCATGACACCCGTTGACGCGATGAATGTAGGCGCAAGTTATCTGGTTATTGGCAGACCTGTAACTCTTGCACCCGATCCTGTTGCGGTATTAGATGACATCAATCAGAGTTTATTAGCCGTAAGCTAG
- the lapB gene encoding lipopolysaccharide assembly protein LapB — MLELLFLLLPVAAGYGWIMGRNSVRQAQRKQSSILSRHYYKGLNFLLSDQPDKAVDTLIKMINLNTDTVETHIAMGNFFRHRGEIDRAIRVHQNLVSRDEIQPSQRENALRELGKDYTQAGFLERAENAFLQLLNSDKHYLVAQQQLFSIYQTTKEWDRAIELAERMVECHGDNDDVSERLAHFYCEQAQVEINRNEQGQALTLLQKAVNADEHAVRPWLMLGKIALDEKRYHDASAYFLQVAERDISWFSEAVPSLERIAEETGNWDAFAKELQGHWQECATSYLAMVDILVAKGDVGQAADYLLDQLRKRPTMKGFKTLVGLYINQVEDEASTASLKLLKELVENQIAQRPKYRCQSCGFSGRKLYWLCPSCKKWGIVKPIKGLDGE, encoded by the coding sequence ATGCTGGAATTGTTATTCTTACTTCTGCCAGTTGCTGCTGGGTATGGCTGGATCATGGGCCGTAACAGCGTTCGGCAGGCGCAAAGGAAACAATCCAGTATATTGTCCCGCCATTACTACAAAGGCTTAAACTTCCTTCTGTCCGATCAACCTGATAAAGCAGTGGATACGCTTATCAAAATGATCAACCTTAATACCGATACCGTGGAAACGCATATTGCCATGGGTAATTTTTTTCGGCACAGAGGAGAAATTGATAGAGCCATTCGTGTTCATCAGAACCTGGTTAGTCGTGACGAAATACAACCTTCCCAGCGCGAAAATGCATTACGCGAACTAGGCAAAGATTATACGCAGGCCGGTTTTCTGGAACGGGCAGAAAACGCGTTTTTACAGCTTTTAAACAGCGACAAACATTATCTGGTTGCTCAACAGCAACTATTCAGCATTTACCAAACCACAAAAGAGTGGGACAGAGCCATTGAGTTAGCCGAGCGAATGGTTGAGTGCCACGGTGACAATGATGATGTAAGTGAACGGCTGGCCCATTTTTATTGTGAACAAGCTCAAGTTGAAATTAACAGAAATGAGCAGGGACAGGCTCTTACCCTACTGCAAAAAGCAGTCAATGCCGATGAGCATGCAGTCAGACCATGGTTGATGTTGGGAAAAATCGCATTAGACGAAAAGCGCTATCATGATGCCAGCGCGTATTTTTTACAAGTCGCAGAACGTGATATCAGCTGGTTTAGCGAAGCGGTTCCTTCACTTGAACGCATTGCTGAAGAAACCGGTAACTGGGATGCGTTTGCCAAAGAACTGCAGGGGCACTGGCAGGAATGTGCAACTTCTTATCTCGCAATGGTGGACATTTTGGTAGCCAAAGGAGATGTCGGGCAGGCCGCCGACTATCTACTTGATCAACTACGTAAACGTCCGACTATGAAAGGCTTCAAAACACTGGTGGGGTTATATATCAATCAGGTAGAAGATGAAGCCTCAACAGCCAGCCTGAAACTGCTTAAAGAACTGGTGGAAAACCAAATCGCGCAACGCCCCAAATACCGTTGTCAAAGTTGCGGTTTTTCGGGACGCAAACTCTACTGGTTATGCCCTTCCTGTAAAAAGTGGGGAATTGTAAAACCAATTAAAGGCCTTGATGGAGAATAA
- a CDS encoding LapA family protein yields MKGIISLLIIVFLLAMAFAIGSQNEAFVSVNYLIAQAEIRVSTLIAVSLSIGVIIGVLIMLVSWLSLRVQLVAARAKLRKATKEQ; encoded by the coding sequence TTGAAAGGAATAATTTCGTTACTGATAATTGTATTTTTGCTGGCGATGGCGTTTGCTATCGGTTCGCAGAACGAAGCATTTGTTTCAGTTAATTATTTAATTGCTCAAGCTGAAATTCGTGTATCTACATTGATTGCGGTATCGTTATCTATCGGTGTGATCATCGGTGTATTAATTATGTTAGTAAGCTGGCTGAGTTTGCGTGTTCAGCTAGTTGCTGCTCGTGCCAAATTAAGAAAAGCGACGAAAGAGCAATAA
- the ihfB gene encoding integration host factor subunit beta, whose translation MTKSELIERLADQARHIPAKEIEMAIKEILEQMAQTLQKGERIEIRGFGSFSLHYRAPRVGRNPKTGETVKLDGKYVPHFKPGKELRERVDAAIQ comes from the coding sequence ATGACCAAGTCGGAACTAATTGAGCGGCTCGCGGATCAGGCTCGACACATTCCTGCGAAGGAAATCGAGATGGCGATTAAAGAAATTCTCGAGCAGATGGCGCAAACCCTGCAAAAGGGCGAGCGAATTGAAATTCGAGGATTTGGCAGTTTTTCTCTCCATTACCGGGCTCCTCGGGTCGGGCGTAATCCTAAGACCGGGGAAACTGTAAAGTTAGACGGCAAATATGTCCCTCACTTTAAACCGGGAAAAGAACTGCGAGAGCGTGTTGACGCTGCAATTCAATAA
- the rpsA gene encoding 30S ribosomal protein S1: MTENFAQLFEESLQELETRPGSIVKGTVVSIDKDIVLVDAGLKSESAIPVDQFKNADGELEIEIGDTVDVALDAVEDGFGETILSREKAKRHEAWVELEKAYDDKATIKGIINGKVKGGFTVEVNTVRAFLPGSLVDVRPVRDTTHLEGKELEFKVIKLDAKRNNVVVSRRAVIEAENSAERESLLANLEEGHEIKGIVKNLTDYGAFVDLGGVDGLLHITDMAWKRVKHPSEIVNVGDEINVKVLKFDKEKQRVSLGMKQMGNDPWQEIAQRYPEGTKITGQVTNLTDYGCFVEIEDGVEGLVHVSEMDWTNKNIHPSKVVNLGDTVEVMVLEIDEERRRISLGLKQCIANPWEEFAKSHEKGDKVTGKIKSITDFGIFIGLDGGIDGLVHLSDISWNKSGEDAVRDYKKGDEISAVVLQVDPERERISLGVKQIEEDPFNKYLTDNKKGAIVVGTVTAVDAKGVTVNLSEEVDGYIRVADLARERIEDASEVANVGDSIEAKFMGVDRKNRTVNLSVKAKDQADEKDAIEKVNQHDDSGFGSAMAEAFKAAKGE; encoded by the coding sequence ATGACTGAAAATTTTGCACAACTTTTTGAAGAAAGCTTACAGGAACTTGAAACTCGTCCCGGGTCAATCGTAAAAGGGACTGTCGTCTCTATCGACAAAGACATTGTTCTTGTTGATGCAGGGCTTAAATCAGAAAGTGCTATCCCAGTAGATCAATTTAAGAATGCCGACGGCGAGTTAGAAATTGAAATCGGTGACACAGTAGATGTTGCACTTGACGCAGTAGAAGACGGATTTGGTGAAACCATTCTGTCTCGCGAAAAAGCGAAGCGTCATGAAGCCTGGGTTGAGCTTGAAAAAGCATATGATGACAAGGCCACTATTAAAGGCATTATCAACGGCAAAGTGAAAGGCGGCTTTACTGTTGAAGTTAACACTGTACGTGCTTTCTTACCAGGATCTCTGGTAGATGTTCGTCCGGTGCGCGATACTACGCATCTTGAAGGCAAAGAACTTGAATTTAAAGTTATCAAGTTAGACGCTAAACGTAACAACGTTGTCGTTTCTCGCCGTGCTGTTATCGAAGCTGAAAACAGTGCTGAGCGTGAGTCTCTGCTTGCTAATCTTGAAGAAGGTCACGAAATCAAAGGTATCGTTAAGAACCTGACTGATTACGGTGCTTTCGTTGATTTAGGTGGTGTTGACGGTCTGTTGCACATCACTGATATGGCGTGGAAACGCGTTAAGCATCCAAGCGAAATCGTAAACGTTGGCGATGAAATTAACGTTAAAGTATTGAAGTTTGATAAAGAAAAACAACGTGTTTCTCTTGGTATGAAGCAGATGGGCAACGATCCTTGGCAAGAAATTGCTCAACGTTATCCCGAAGGTACTAAGATTACAGGTCAGGTCACTAACCTTACCGATTACGGTTGCTTTGTTGAAATCGAAGATGGCGTTGAAGGTCTGGTACACGTATCTGAAATGGATTGGACTAACAAGAACATCCATCCTTCTAAGGTTGTTAACTTAGGTGATACTGTTGAAGTTATGGTTCTGGAAATTGACGAAGAGCGTCGTCGTATTTCTCTGGGTCTTAAACAGTGTATCGCTAACCCTTGGGAAGAGTTTGCGAAATCTCATGAGAAAGGCGACAAAGTCACTGGTAAGATCAAGTCAATCACTGACTTCGGTATCTTTATCGGTTTAGACGGCGGTATTGACGGCCTGGTTCACTTATCTGATATTTCATGGAATAAGTCTGGTGAAGACGCAGTTCGTGATTATAAGAAGGGTGATGAAATTTCTGCTGTTGTTCTTCAAGTCGATCCAGAGCGTGAGCGTATTTCTCTTGGCGTTAAGCAAATTGAGGAAGACCCATTCAATAAGTATCTGACAGACAACAAGAAAGGTGCTATCGTTGTTGGTACAGTTACCGCTGTTGACGCGAAAGGCGTTACTGTGAACCTGTCTGAAGAAGTTGACGGATACATTCGCGTTGCTGATTTAGCACGTGAACGTATTGAAGATGCTTCTGAAGTAGCAAATGTTGGTGACAGCATTGAAGCCAAGTTCATGGGTGTTGATCGTAAGAACCGTACTGTTAACCTGTCTGTTAAAGCGAAAGATCAGGCTGACGAGAAAGACGCAATCGAGAAAGTAAACCAGCACGATGATTCTGGTTTCGGTAGTGCGATGGCGGAAGCTTTCAAAGCGGCTAAAGGCGAATAA
- the cmk gene encoding (d)CMP kinase: MHPIPVVTVDGPSGAGKGTLSSLLAEKLKWHFLDSGAIYRVLAVATLHHDLPNDDEESIVPLATGLDVSFETDGDKPRIILEGEDVTDDIRTEQVGSVASKVAALPRVREALLRRQRAFQQSPGLVADGRDMGTVVFPDAIIKIFLTASAEARAQRRYGQLKAKGMDVNIARLLTDIKARDERDTHRSVAPLIPAEDAIIIDSTSLDIEQVFEKAMEVISSRL; the protein is encoded by the coding sequence ATGCATCCGATACCCGTAGTCACGGTAGACGGCCCAAGCGGGGCAGGTAAAGGTACGTTAAGTAGCCTACTTGCTGAAAAGCTGAAGTGGCACTTTCTGGACAGCGGCGCAATTTATCGCGTTTTGGCAGTAGCAACTTTACATCACGATTTACCTAACGATGATGAAGAATCTATTGTGCCACTGGCCACTGGTCTGGACGTAAGTTTTGAAACTGATGGTGACAAGCCGCGGATTATCTTGGAAGGCGAAGATGTAACGGATGATATACGTACCGAGCAGGTAGGTAGCGTAGCGTCTAAAGTTGCTGCATTGCCCCGCGTACGCGAGGCATTATTACGCCGGCAACGGGCTTTTCAGCAATCTCCAGGCCTGGTGGCGGATGGCCGGGATATGGGCACTGTCGTGTTTCCAGATGCAATTATCAAGATTTTCTTAACCGCCAGCGCTGAAGCAAGAGCGCAGAGGCGTTATGGCCAGTTGAAAGCTAAAGGGATGGATGTTAATATTGCGCGCCTTTTAACCGATATCAAGGCGAGAGATGAACGTGATACTCATCGTTCCGTTGCTCCATTGATACCGGCTGAGGATGCAATCATTATAGATTCAACCAGCCTGGATATTGAGCAGGTGTTTGAAAAAGCAATGGAAGTTATCTCCTCCCGCCTTTAA